A DNA window from Corvus moneduloides isolate bCorMon1 chromosome 22, bCorMon1.pri, whole genome shotgun sequence contains the following coding sequences:
- the ALDH4A1 gene encoding delta-1-pyrroline-5-carboxylate dehydrogenase, mitochondrial isoform X2, whose product MWRRLRALRDGGRRWQHRPAIQVTNEPILEFKPGSPERAALQKALADLKGKTEDIPCVIGGEEVWTPTVRYQLSPFNHAHKVAKYCYASKELINKAINAALAARKEWDLKPVQDRAQIFLKAADMLSGPRRAEVLAKTMVGQGKTVIQAEIDAAAELIDFFRFNAKYALELEQSQPLSVDISTNSMVYRGLEGFVAAVSPFNFTAIGGNLAGAPALMGNVVLWKPSDTALLSSYAIYKILLEAGLPPNVVQFVPSDGPEFGDTVTSSEHFCGLNFTGSVPTFKRLWKQVSENLDRYRNFPRLAGECGGKNFHVVHSSADVGSAVNATLRSAFEFGGQKCSACSRLYAPASLWPHIKEKLLEEHGKIKVGDPAQDFGTFFSAVIDDKSFARIKKWLEHARSSPNLTVLAGGGCDDSVGYFVEPCIVESKDPQDPIMKEEIFGPILVGFVMFLGPILMDFGFFWASPDGVCGIFGPILTVCVILCTPRRFWA is encoded by the exons atgtggcggcggctgcgggcgctgcgggaCGGCGG GCGGAGATGGCAGCACCGCCCGGCCATCCAGGTGACCAACGAGCCCATCCTGGAGTTCAAGCCGGGGAGCCCCGAGCGAGCGGCGCTCCAGAAG GCCCTCGCTGACCTGAAGGGCAAAACCGAGGACATCCCGTGCGTCATCGGGGGGGAGGAGGTGTGGACACCCACAGTGAGGTACCAGCTCTCG CCCTTTAACCATGCACACAAGGTGGCCAAGTACTGCTACGCCAGCAAG GAGCTCATTAACAAAGCCATTAACGCTGCCTTGGCAGCCAGGAAGGAATGGGACCTGAAACCTGTGCAGGACCGGGCCCAGATCTTCCTGAAGGCGGCTGACATGCTGAGCGGGCCCCGGCGAGCAGAAGTGCTGGCCAAGACCATGGTCGGGCAG ggcaAGACCGTGATCCAGGCGGAGATCGATGCTGCTGCCGAGCTCATCGACTTCTTCCGCTTCAACGCCAAGTACgcgctggagctggagcagagccagcccctcaGCGTGGACATCAGCACCAACTCCATGGTGTACCGGGGGCTGGAG GGGTTCGTGGCTGCTGTGTCCCCCTTCAACTTCACGGCCATCGGGGGGAACCTGGCGGGGGCTCCGGCGCTGATG gggAACGTGGTGCTGTGGAAGCCCAGTGACACGGCCCTGCTGTCCAGCTACGCCATCTACAAGatcctgctggaggccgggctgccCCCCAACGTGGTGCAGTTCGTGCCCTCGGATGGCCCCGAGTTCGGGGACACCGTCACCAGCTCCGAGCACTTCTGCGGCCTCAACTTCACCGGCAGCGTGCC GACTTTCAAGCGGCTCTGGAAGCAGGTCTCGGAAAACCTGGATCGCTACCGCAATTTCCCGCGCCTGGCTGGAG AGTGCGGAGGGAAGAACTTCCACGTGGTGCACAGCTCGGCCGACGTGGGCAGCGCCGTGAACGCGACCCTGCGCTCGGCCTTCGAGTTCGGCGGCCAGAAATGCTCCGCCTGCTCCCGGCTCTACGCCCCGGCCTCGCTGTGGCCCCACATcaaagagaagctgctggaggagcacgGGAAGATCAAAGTGGGAGAT CCTGCCCAGGACTTTGGGACGTTCTTCTCGGCGGTGATCGATGACAAG TCCTTCGCACGGATCAAGAAGTGGCTGGAGCACGCCCGGAGCTCGCCCAACCTGACCGTCCTGGCGGGCGGCGGCTGCGACGACAGCGTGGGGTACTTCGTGGAGCCCTGCATCGTGGAGAGCaaggacccccaggaccccatCATGAaagag GAGATTTTTGGGCCCATCCTCGTGggttttgttatgtttttgGGGCCAATCCTCatggattttgggtttttttgggccAGTCCTGATGGGGTGTGTGGTATTTTTGGGCCCATCCTCACGGTTTGTGTCATTCTTTGTACTCCCAGGAGATTTTGGGCCTGA